From Acidimicrobiales bacterium, a single genomic window includes:
- a CDS encoding LLM class flavin-dependent oxidoreductase: protein MTVADIPLSVLDLAPIGEGSSPTQALRASVELAREVERLGYHRYWVAEHHNMPGIASSAPAVLLAHAASVTSTIRIGSGGVMLPNHAPLVVAEQFGMLEALHPGRVDLGIGRAPGTDGLTASALRRSKQSLYVDDFPEQFGELQAFFSGGFPEDHPYRRITAVPGQGNQPAIWLLGSSDYSAQVAGILGLPFSFAHHFAAHNTLPALAAYRAAFRPSDVLSEPFAMLGVSVLCAATEKDAKWLAGSGALAFVRHRTGRPGRYPTPEEAEGYTFTPGERELLREWTASSVVGSPDSVRRQLDELVERTGADELMITTMTHGADARRRSYQLVAEAAGLPSPSSPTLV from the coding sequence GTGACCGTCGCCGACATCCCCCTGTCCGTGCTCGACCTGGCGCCGATCGGCGAGGGCTCGTCGCCCACCCAGGCGCTGCGTGCCTCGGTCGAGCTGGCCCGGGAGGTGGAGCGTCTCGGTTACCACCGCTACTGGGTGGCCGAGCACCACAACATGCCGGGGATCGCCAGCTCGGCGCCGGCGGTGCTGCTGGCCCACGCGGCGTCGGTCACGTCGACCATCCGCATCGGCTCGGGCGGCGTGATGCTCCCCAACCACGCCCCGCTGGTGGTGGCGGAGCAGTTCGGCATGCTCGAGGCGCTGCACCCGGGGCGGGTCGACCTGGGCATCGGCCGGGCACCGGGCACCGACGGCCTCACCGCCAGCGCGTTGCGCCGGTCGAAGCAGAGCCTCTACGTCGACGACTTCCCCGAGCAGTTCGGCGAGCTGCAGGCGTTCTTCAGCGGCGGCTTCCCCGAGGACCATCCCTACCGTCGCATCACCGCCGTCCCCGGCCAGGGCAACCAGCCGGCGATCTGGCTGCTGGGGTCGAGCGACTACAGCGCCCAGGTGGCCGGCATCCTCGGCCTCCCGTTCTCGTTCGCCCACCACTTCGCCGCGCACAACACGCTGCCGGCGCTGGCCGCCTACCGGGCCGCGTTCCGGCCGTCGGACGTGCTGTCGGAGCCCTTCGCCATGCTCGGCGTATCGGTGCTGTGCGCCGCGACCGAGAAGGACGCCAAGTGGCTGGCGGGGTCCGGGGCGCTGGCGTTCGTGCGGCACCGGACGGGCCGGCCCGGGCGCTACCCGACGCCCGAGGAGGCCGAGGGCTACACGTTCACGCCCGGCGAGCGCGAGCTGCTGCGCGAATGGACGGCCTCGTCGGTGGTGGGCTCGCCCGACTCGGTGCGCCGTCAGCTCGACGAGCTGGTCGAGCGCACCGGCGCCGACGAGCTGATGATCACCACCATGACCCACGGCGCCGACGCCCGCCGCCGCTCCTACCAGCTGGTCGCCGAAGCGGCCGGGCTGCCCTCCCCCTCGTCCCCCACGCTCGTCTGA
- a CDS encoding enoyl-CoA hydratase/isomerase family protein yields MAATPIEVERDGPVVRVWLSRPEKLNPLGTATLEDLVALYESFATDFDVRVVVLGGRGPSFSAGADLTAPPGSEHMARGGGAGERERRWWSQLGRRAVGAIADAEVVTIARLHGNVLGGGLCLALACDFRVAAVDARLGLPEVDLGLPLTWGGTARLVHEVGAARARQLILLTEPVSGAEAAGWGLVHRAVPADELDAAVDAWAGRLAAKPEAAVHMAKSQFRALSRLSGLGDTTETDGDLLLATGLR; encoded by the coding sequence ATGGCAGCAACACCGATCGAGGTGGAGCGGGACGGGCCGGTGGTGCGGGTGTGGCTCTCCCGCCCCGAGAAGCTCAACCCGCTGGGTACGGCGACGCTGGAAGATCTCGTCGCCCTCTACGAGTCGTTCGCCACCGACTTCGACGTGCGGGTGGTGGTGCTGGGAGGACGGGGACCGTCGTTCTCCGCCGGTGCCGACCTCACCGCCCCGCCGGGGTCGGAGCACATGGCGCGCGGCGGGGGAGCGGGCGAGCGGGAGCGGCGCTGGTGGTCGCAGCTGGGGCGGCGGGCGGTCGGGGCGATCGCCGACGCCGAGGTGGTGACCATCGCCCGGCTGCACGGCAACGTGCTGGGCGGCGGGCTGTGCCTGGCGCTGGCGTGCGACTTCCGGGTGGCGGCCGTCGACGCCCGGCTGGGCTTGCCGGAGGTCGACCTGGGGTTGCCGCTGACCTGGGGCGGGACCGCCCGGCTCGTGCACGAGGTGGGCGCCGCCCGGGCCCGGCAGCTCATCCTGCTGACCGAGCCGGTCAGCGGGGCCGAGGCGGCGGGCTGGGGTCTCGTCCACCGGGCGGTGCCGGCCGACGAGCTCGACGCCGCCGTCGACGCCTGGGCGGGTCGTCTCGCGGCCAAGCCCGAGGCCGCCGTGCACATGGCCAAGTCGCAGTTCCGGGCGCTGTCCCGGCTGTCGGGCCTGGGTGACACCACGGAGACCGACGGCGACCTGCTCTTGGCGACGGGTCTGCGTTAG
- a CDS encoding Lrp/AsnC family transcriptional regulator — translation MLRDELDRKIVALLVENARTTYAEVGATVGLSTPAVKRRVDRLVESGVIRGFTALVDPEALGGGTEAFVELHCRSRTDPEEIRSMVSAFPEVVGAYTVTGGADALLHVQTGSISELESVIERLRAHRNAERTNSQIVLSRLVHRPTA, via the coding sequence TTGCTTCGAGACGAGCTAGACCGCAAGATCGTTGCGCTGCTGGTGGAGAACGCCAGGACGACGTACGCCGAGGTCGGCGCCACGGTCGGGCTGTCGACGCCGGCGGTGAAGCGGCGGGTCGACCGGCTGGTGGAGTCGGGGGTGATCCGGGGGTTCACCGCCCTGGTCGACCCCGAAGCCCTCGGCGGCGGCACCGAGGCGTTCGTGGAGCTGCACTGCCGCAGCCGCACCGACCCCGAGGAGATCCGCTCGATGGTGTCGGCCTTCCCCGAGGTCGTCGGCGCCTACACGGTGACCGGCGGCGCCGACGCCCTGCTCCACGTGCAGACCGGCAGCATCAGCGAGCTGGAGTCGGTGATCGAGCGCCTCCGGGCCCACCGCAACGCCGAGCGCACCAACAGCCAGATCGTGCTGTCCCGCCTGGTCCACCGCCCCACGGCGTAG
- a CDS encoding arginine deiminase-related protein codes for MPRRLLMCPPTYFDVVYVINPWMHTQVPVDHQAAIDQWEGLRATYEAHGHTVELVEPEPGLPDMVYAANSALVLDGIAYLARFHHPERWGEEPVYARWFEANGFRVQRASHVHEGEGDLLVVGDVILGGTGFRTDIAAHAEVSRLFDREVVSLELVDPRFYHLDTALFVLDGAEGRIAYHPGAFSEASRHELERRYPDAIVADEVDANVFGLNAMSDGTHVFLPAPAHGLAKRVADAGYEPVPVELSELLRGGGSVKCCTLELRS; via the coding sequence ATGCCCCGTCGTCTCCTGATGTGCCCTCCCACCTACTTCGACGTGGTCTACGTGATCAACCCGTGGATGCACACGCAGGTGCCGGTCGACCACCAGGCGGCGATCGACCAGTGGGAGGGGCTGCGGGCGACCTACGAGGCGCACGGGCACACCGTCGAGCTGGTCGAGCCGGAGCCCGGGCTGCCCGACATGGTGTACGCCGCCAACAGCGCTCTCGTGCTCGACGGCATCGCCTACCTGGCCCGCTTCCACCACCCCGAGCGTTGGGGCGAGGAGCCGGTCTACGCCCGCTGGTTCGAGGCCAACGGCTTCCGGGTGCAGCGGGCGAGCCACGTCCACGAGGGCGAGGGCGACCTCCTGGTGGTCGGCGACGTGATCCTGGGCGGCACCGGGTTCCGCACCGACATCGCCGCCCACGCCGAGGTGTCGCGGCTGTTCGACCGGGAGGTCGTGAGCCTCGAGCTGGTCGACCCCCGCTTCTACCACCTCGATACGGCGCTGTTCGTGCTCGACGGCGCCGAGGGACGCATCGCCTACCACCCCGGGGCGTTCTCCGAGGCCAGCCGGCACGAGCTGGAGCGCCGCTACCCGGATGCCATCGTGGCCGACGAGGTCGACGCCAACGTCTTCGGGCTCAACGCCATGTCGGACGGCACCCACGTGTTCCTGCCCGCCCCCGCCCACGGCCTGGCCAAGCGGGTGGCCGACGCCGGCTACGAGCCGGTGCCGGTCGAGCTGTCCGAGCTGCTCCGGGGCGGCGGCAGCGTGAAGTGCTGCACGCTGGAGCTGCGGTCGTGA
- the rocD gene encoding ornithine--oxo-acid transaminase has protein sequence MNAGDLEARWVAPNYSPLPVTLVEGEGAWVVDDEGRRYLDLLSAYSALNFGHRHPRLVAVAQAQLGRLTLTSRAFRNDQLGPFAEALAELCGKDMVLPMNTGAEAVETALKLARRWGYQVKGVAPDRAQVVVCDGNFHGRTTTIVGFSSDPSSRDGFGPFTPGFVSVPFGDAAALRAAITDDTVGFLVEPVQGEAGVIVPPDGYLREVREICSSAGVLLLADEIQSGLGRTGRTFACDHEDVVPDVYILGKALGGGIVPLSAVVADASVLGVLTAGTHGSTFGGNPLACAVGREVLALLSTGELQARATKLGDHLATRLAELEGPALTAVRVRGLWAGVDFGPAVPSGRAVCEQLLARGVLAKDTHGSTVRLAPPLVIEESDLDLALDILGEISTELAAM, from the coding sequence GTGAACGCGGGCGACCTCGAGGCCCGCTGGGTCGCCCCCAACTACTCGCCGCTGCCGGTGACGCTGGTGGAGGGCGAGGGCGCCTGGGTGGTCGACGACGAGGGCCGCCGCTACCTCGACCTCCTCTCCGCCTACTCGGCGCTCAACTTCGGCCATCGCCACCCTCGTCTGGTGGCGGTGGCTCAGGCCCAGCTGGGGCGACTGACGCTGACCAGCCGTGCGTTCCGCAACGACCAGCTCGGCCCGTTCGCCGAGGCGCTGGCGGAGCTGTGCGGCAAGGACATGGTGCTGCCCATGAACACGGGCGCCGAGGCCGTCGAGACCGCGCTGAAGCTGGCGCGGCGCTGGGGCTACCAGGTGAAGGGCGTGGCCCCGGACCGGGCGCAGGTCGTCGTGTGCGACGGCAACTTCCACGGCCGCACCACCACGATCGTCGGCTTCTCGTCGGACCCGTCGTCCCGGGACGGCTTCGGGCCGTTCACCCCGGGGTTCGTGTCGGTGCCGTTCGGCGACGCCGCGGCGCTGCGGGCCGCGATCACCGACGACACCGTGGGGTTCCTCGTCGAGCCGGTGCAGGGCGAGGCGGGGGTGATCGTGCCGCCCGACGGCTACCTGCGGGAGGTGCGGGAGATCTGCTCGTCGGCGGGTGTGCTGCTGCTGGCCGACGAGATCCAGTCGGGCCTGGGGCGCACCGGGCGCACCTTCGCCTGCGACCACGAGGACGTGGTGCCCGACGTCTACATCCTGGGCAAGGCGCTGGGCGGCGGGATCGTGCCGCTGTCGGCCGTGGTGGCCGACGCCTCGGTGCTGGGCGTGCTGACGGCGGGGACGCACGGCAGCACGTTCGGGGGGAACCCCCTGGCCTGCGCCGTCGGCCGAGAGGTGCTGGCGCTGCTCTCGACCGGCGAGCTGCAGGCCAGGGCCACCAAACTGGGTGACCACCTGGCGACCCGCCTGGCCGAGCTGGAGGGGCCGGCGCTGACGGCCGTGCGGGTGCGGGGGCTGTGGGCGGGCGTCGACTTCGGTCCGGCGGTGCCGTCGGGCCGGGCGGTCTGCGAGCAGCTGCTGGCCCGGGGCGTCCTGGCCAAGGACACCCACGGCTCGACGGTCCGCCTGGCGCCGCCGCTGGTGATCGAGGAGTCCGACCTCGACCTGGCGTTGGACATCCTGGGCGAAATCTCGACAGAACTGGCGGCTATGTAG
- a CDS encoding nitroreductase/quinone reductase family protein, whose protein sequence is MADDRKRRWVRLVQRYVLNPPMKLAVWAGLAPGLVLVETRGRRSGKRRRNVVGMLLDGDTGWVVAEQGRYAGYVSNIEADPQVRVRIRRRWRDARAEVLPDDDPEARLATFGRRSHEASVRGFGTDLTTVRFDLASPETSTQVAT, encoded by the coding sequence GTGGCCGACGACCGGAAGCGCCGCTGGGTCCGCCTGGTGCAGCGCTACGTCCTCAACCCGCCGATGAAGCTCGCCGTGTGGGCGGGCCTGGCCCCCGGCCTGGTGCTGGTGGAGACCCGGGGCCGGCGCAGCGGCAAGCGGCGGCGCAACGTGGTGGGGATGCTCCTCGACGGCGACACCGGCTGGGTGGTCGCCGAGCAGGGCCGCTACGCCGGCTACGTGAGCAACATCGAGGCCGACCCGCAGGTGCGGGTCCGGATCCGACGGCGCTGGCGCGACGCCCGGGCCGAGGTCCTCCCCGACGACGACCCCGAGGCCCGCCTGGCCACCTTCGGCCGGAGGAGCCACGAGGCGTCGGTCCGCGGCTTCGGCACCGACCTGACGACGGTCCGCTTCGACCTCGCCTCACCCGAAACCTCGACACAGGTGGCTACATAG
- a CDS encoding sigma-70 family RNA polymerase sigma factor, whose translation MTGAVRRRGSDEGELVRRAQAGDADAYGELVRVHRRSALRVATVVLGTAEGADDVVQQASERAWRAIGRFRPDRAFRPWLLRVVANTARNDRRSRGRRANLALRATVRAAAEVVATPEDLVVTEVERQRVVAALNRLRADDRLVIALRHFEQLSEREMVEVLGRPAGTVKSRLSRAVARLRVELERDREEEW comes from the coding sequence TTGACCGGTGCGGTCCGTCGTCGCGGTTCCGACGAGGGGGAGCTGGTCCGGCGCGCCCAGGCGGGCGACGCCGACGCCTACGGGGAGCTGGTCCGGGTGCACCGCCGCTCGGCGCTGCGGGTGGCCACGGTGGTCCTCGGCACCGCCGAAGGCGCCGACGACGTGGTGCAACAGGCGTCGGAGCGGGCCTGGCGCGCGATCGGCCGGTTCCGTCCCGACCGGGCGTTCCGACCCTGGCTGCTGCGGGTGGTCGCCAACACCGCCCGGAACGACCGGCGCTCCCGGGGGCGGCGGGCGAACCTGGCGCTGCGGGCCACCGTGCGGGCCGCGGCCGAGGTCGTGGCGACCCCGGAGGACCTGGTCGTCACCGAGGTGGAGCGGCAGCGGGTGGTGGCGGCGCTGAACCGCCTGCGGGCGGACGACCGGCTGGTGATCGCCCTGCGCCACTTCGAGCAGCTGTCGGAGCGGGAGATGGTGGAGGTGCTGGGCCGGCCGGCGGGCACGGTGAAGTCGCGCCTGTCCCGGGCGGTGGCCCGGCTGCGGGTGGAGCTGGAGCGCGACCGGGAGGAGGAGTGGTGA
- a CDS encoding Glu/Leu/Phe/Val dehydrogenase dimerization domain-containing protein, giving the protein MELSPVEAVNVYFAEAARIIDLDPDVQEVLGSSYREVAVQVPVRLDNGDLTVVRGFRVQHNGARGPYKGGVRFHPSADLGEVRALAALMTWKTALLEVPFGGAKGGVEVDPTTMSQGEIQRLTRRYTRSIHHVLGVYRDIPAPDVNTNAQVMAWMMDEYSLLHGYSPAIVTGKPLAFGGAPGRESATGRGAIYVLDAVCTHLGLELAQQRVAIQGFGQVGSWAARELVERGATVVAVSDVHGGVVRPEGLDIEALAAATRAGGSVVDAVGKDGVEAVGNPELLELDVDVLIPAALGPVITDANAERIRAKIVVEGANYPTTPGGDKLLADRGVVVVPDILANAGGVTGSYFEWTQNIQQFTWKEERFLTELADRLAKAYRDTQACADEHHISLRTAAFALGVQRVADAVVMRGYV; this is encoded by the coding sequence ATGGAGCTCTCCCCGGTCGAGGCCGTCAACGTCTACTTCGCCGAGGCGGCGCGGATCATCGACCTGGACCCGGACGTGCAGGAGGTGCTGGGCAGCAGCTACCGGGAGGTCGCCGTGCAGGTGCCGGTGCGCCTCGACAACGGCGACCTCACCGTCGTGCGGGGCTTCCGGGTGCAGCACAACGGCGCCCGCGGGCCGTACAAGGGCGGCGTGCGCTTCCACCCGTCGGCCGACCTGGGCGAGGTGCGGGCGCTGGCGGCGCTCATGACCTGGAAGACCGCCCTCCTGGAGGTCCCCTTCGGCGGCGCGAAGGGCGGGGTGGAGGTCGACCCCACCACCATGAGCCAGGGTGAGATCCAGCGCCTGACCCGGCGCTACACCCGTTCGATCCACCACGTGCTGGGCGTCTACCGCGACATCCCCGCCCCCGACGTCAACACCAACGCCCAGGTGATGGCGTGGATGATGGACGAGTACTCGCTGCTGCACGGCTACTCGCCGGCGATCGTGACCGGGAAGCCGCTGGCGTTCGGCGGGGCGCCGGGGCGGGAGTCGGCCACCGGCCGGGGCGCCATCTACGTGCTCGACGCCGTGTGCACCCACCTCGGCCTCGAACTGGCCCAGCAGCGGGTCGCCATCCAGGGCTTCGGCCAGGTGGGCTCGTGGGCGGCGCGGGAGCTGGTCGAGCGGGGCGCCACTGTGGTCGCCGTGTCCGACGTGCACGGCGGCGTCGTCCGTCCCGAGGGGCTCGACATCGAGGCCCTTGCCGCCGCCACCCGCGCGGGCGGCTCGGTGGTCGACGCGGTCGGCAAGGACGGCGTCGAGGCGGTGGGCAACCCGGAGCTGCTGGAGCTCGACGTCGACGTGCTGATCCCCGCCGCCCTCGGCCCTGTGATCACCGACGCCAACGCCGAGCGCATCCGGGCGAAGATCGTGGTGGAGGGCGCCAACTACCCGACCACCCCCGGCGGCGACAAGCTCCTGGCCGACCGCGGCGTGGTGGTGGTGCCCGACATCCTCGCCAACGCCGGCGGCGTCACCGGCTCCTACTTCGAGTGGACGCAGAACATCCAGCAGTTCACGTGGAAGGAGGAGCGGTTCCTCACCGAGCTGGCCGACCGGCTCGCCAAGGCCTACCGCGACACCCAGGCCTGCGCCGACGAGCACCACATCAGCCTGCGCACCGCCGCCTTCGCCCTCGGCGTGCAGCGGGTGGCCGACGCCGTCGTCATGCGCGGCTACGTCTGA
- a CDS encoding CHAD domain-containing protein: MEPPSPAPPESPESPDLSVGALVRQAVTRSVGQLLRHDPGARRGDPDDVHKFRVGTRRLRSDLGTFRLVLDPEWAKPLRRELSWLGGEVGAVRDLDVLLERLTAQVATLAPVDSTAADSLVGHFRRARVRAHAALQQTLLGQRYTDLLHDLVTGAETPRFSPPNAALQSGRELGAEVGRGVWETLRQAVDDLPDDPPDEELHQVRILAKRCRYAAEAVAPAIGPDAAAFAQAIADLQTVLGDHQDTVLTEAALRRAADALPHLAPLAGELIVRERTDRARLRAEWPAVWEAAAAEDLRRWMAPPPPV, encoded by the coding sequence GTGGAGCCGCCATCGCCTGCGCCGCCCGAGTCGCCGGAGTCGCCCGACCTGAGCGTCGGCGCGCTGGTGCGGCAGGCCGTCACCCGGTCGGTCGGCCAGCTGCTGCGCCACGACCCGGGTGCCCGGCGCGGCGATCCCGACGACGTCCACAAGTTCCGGGTCGGCACCCGCCGCCTCCGGTCCGACCTGGGGACCTTCCGCCTGGTGCTCGACCCCGAGTGGGCCAAGCCGCTGCGCCGCGAGCTGTCGTGGCTGGGCGGTGAGGTCGGCGCGGTGCGCGACCTCGACGTGCTGCTGGAGCGGCTCACCGCCCAGGTGGCCACCCTGGCGCCCGTCGACTCGACCGCCGCCGACTCGCTCGTCGGCCACTTCCGGCGGGCCCGGGTGCGCGCCCACGCTGCGCTGCAGCAGACCCTGCTCGGCCAGCGCTACACCGACCTGCTGCACGACCTCGTGACCGGCGCCGAGACGCCCCGCTTCTCGCCGCCGAACGCCGCCCTGCAGTCGGGGCGCGAGCTCGGGGCGGAGGTGGGCCGGGGGGTGTGGGAGACGCTGCGTCAGGCCGTCGACGACCTGCCCGACGACCCGCCCGACGAGGAGCTGCACCAGGTGCGCATCCTCGCCAAGCGCTGTCGCTACGCCGCCGAGGCGGTGGCGCCGGCGATCGGGCCGGATGCCGCCGCGTTCGCCCAGGCCATCGCCGACCTGCAGACGGTCCTGGGCGACCACCAGGACACCGTGCTCACCGAGGCGGCGCTGCGCCGGGCAGCCGACGCACTCCCCCACCTGGCCCCGCTGGCCGGCGAGCTGATCGTGCGGGAGCGCACCGACCGCGCCCGCCTCCGCGCCGAGTGGCCCGCCGTCTGGGAGGCTGCCGCCGCCGAGGACCTGCGCCGCTGGATGGCCCCGCCCCCGCCGGTGTGA
- a CDS encoding lamin tail domain-containing protein: MGRLSGRVITVGAVALLAVVSVTLAVPPVAAAPTELLFSEYIEGSGFNKAVEISNGTGAPVDLAAGGYTLELYSNGAAAPSQTVALTGTVASGDVFVMSRADADPLIVAQADQLAPAVANWNGDDAVALRRAGALVDVIGQIGFDPGTEWGGGDVGTADNTIRRKPGIEAGDTDGADAFDPSVEWNGFPQNTLDGIGLPGDQTTTPPPVLRPIGEVQGAVTDTTDGATFESPLEGQQVFVQGVVTQKTLARTSSGALQHGFFLQNTPATADADPNTSDGVFVFIGGFTTLLRVDGGPAYLPQVGDEMVLRASVVEFFALTELSSPRLVEVVGTGHDPDADVVVTEAAPPTDLAAANRYWERREGQRIRVPSGSVATSGRDVFPGTADAEVWVVRPDDPLLDRTDPYARRVFRDPHPLDNQPDPLFDDGNGNRIMLASLGVKAQSGDSFTLLPPARLFDTLEGDAVGGLFFSFEKFGVQVESAAFTPGTDPSTNLPPAAADRRREVAIASYNVENLYDFRDDHNDGCDFVGNTGCPGVAPPFDYVPASDAVYQARLGEIAQQIKNDLHSPDILFTQEGEDQDICSVTTGALACGGAEAGDGKPDTLQELALAVAAAGGGTYDAALDRDGADDRGIVSGFLYRTDRVSLPAAAAGDAVLGSSPGVDYRAPGLASNADVANPKALNADLPDDVDTSTGTDGSDVYTRAPQVARFRVKAQPGSGGSADAFDVWGISNHFSSGPDGRVGQRTEQAAYGAAIVEAIEAADPNARVVYGGDLNVFPRPDDPFAPGDPLFPSDQLGPLYDAGLLNLWDDLVAESPSAAYSYVFQGQGQTLDQLFVNGRLHDDLVEARIAHVNAGWPADHPGDGARGLSDHDPQVARFDSRPHLTVADVSVTEGDSGRRPATFTARLSRPLAVDTPVCLVTLPLTASAGNDFDLAVFCRTLAAGATSVDLPVQVRGDRRREADEQFAVLVVAPSTVTLDDPLALGTIVDDD; this comes from the coding sequence ATGGGCAGGTTGTCGGGCAGGGTCATCACCGTTGGCGCGGTCGCGCTCCTGGCGGTCGTCTCGGTCACGCTGGCGGTGCCACCGGTCGCGGCGGCGCCGACCGAGCTGCTGTTCTCCGAGTACATCGAGGGCAGCGGCTTCAACAAGGCGGTGGAGATCTCCAACGGCACCGGCGCGCCCGTCGACCTGGCCGCCGGCGGCTACACGCTCGAGCTCTACAGCAACGGCGCCGCGGCGCCCAGCCAGACGGTGGCGCTCACCGGCACCGTGGCGAGCGGCGACGTGTTCGTGATGTCGCGGGCCGACGCCGACCCGCTGATCGTGGCCCAGGCCGACCAGCTCGCTCCCGCCGTCGCCAACTGGAACGGCGACGACGCGGTCGCGCTTCGGAGAGCAGGGGCCCTGGTCGACGTGATCGGCCAGATCGGGTTCGACCCCGGCACCGAGTGGGGCGGCGGCGACGTCGGCACGGCCGACAACACGATCCGGCGCAAGCCGGGGATCGAGGCCGGCGACACCGACGGCGCCGACGCCTTCGACCCGAGCGTCGAGTGGAACGGCTTCCCCCAGAACACCCTCGACGGCATCGGGCTGCCCGGCGACCAGACCACCACGCCGCCGCCGGTCCTCCGGCCCATCGGCGAGGTGCAGGGCGCGGTCACCGACACCACCGACGGCGCCACCTTCGAGTCGCCGCTGGAGGGCCAGCAGGTGTTCGTGCAGGGCGTCGTCACCCAGAAGACCCTGGCCCGTACGTCGTCGGGTGCTCTGCAGCACGGCTTCTTCCTGCAGAACACCCCCGCCACGGCCGACGCCGACCCGAACACGTCCGACGGCGTCTTCGTGTTCATCGGCGGGTTCACAACGCTGCTGCGGGTCGACGGTGGCCCCGCCTACCTGCCCCAGGTGGGCGACGAGATGGTGCTGCGGGCGAGCGTCGTCGAGTTCTTCGCCCTCACCGAGCTGAGCAGCCCCCGCCTGGTGGAGGTGGTGGGCACGGGGCACGACCCCGATGCCGACGTCGTGGTCACCGAGGCCGCCCCGCCCACCGACCTGGCCGCCGCCAACCGCTACTGGGAGCGCCGGGAGGGCCAGCGCATCCGGGTGCCGTCCGGCTCGGTGGCGACCAGCGGCCGTGACGTCTTCCCCGGGACCGCCGACGCCGAGGTGTGGGTGGTCCGGCCCGACGACCCGCTGCTCGACCGCACCGACCCCTACGCCCGCCGGGTGTTCCGCGACCCGCACCCGCTCGACAACCAGCCCGACCCGCTGTTCGACGACGGCAACGGCAACCGCATCATGCTCGCCAGCCTGGGCGTGAAGGCCCAGTCGGGCGACTCGTTCACGCTGCTGCCACCCGCTCGCCTGTTCGACACCCTCGAGGGTGACGCCGTCGGTGGCCTCTTCTTCTCCTTCGAGAAGTTCGGCGTGCAGGTGGAGTCGGCGGCGTTCACGCCGGGCACCGACCCGTCGACCAACCTGCCGCCCGCGGCGGCCGACCGCCGGCGGGAGGTGGCGATCGCGTCGTACAACGTCGAGAACCTCTACGACTTCCGCGACGACCACAACGACGGCTGCGACTTCGTCGGCAACACGGGGTGCCCGGGGGTGGCTCCGCCGTTCGACTACGTGCCCGCCAGCGACGCCGTCTACCAGGCCCGGCTCGGCGAGATCGCCCAGCAGATCAAGAACGACCTGCACTCGCCCGACATCCTCTTCACCCAGGAGGGCGAGGACCAGGACATCTGCTCGGTGACAACGGGTGCGCTGGCCTGTGGCGGGGCCGAGGCCGGCGACGGCAAGCCCGACACCCTGCAGGAGCTGGCGCTGGCCGTCGCCGCGGCGGGTGGCGGCACCTACGACGCCGCCCTCGACCGCGACGGCGCCGACGACCGGGGCATCGTCTCCGGCTTCCTCTACCGCACCGACCGGGTGAGCCTCCCGGCCGCCGCGGCCGGCGACGCGGTGCTGGGCAGCTCGCCCGGGGTCGACTACCGGGCGCCGGGCCTGGCGTCGAACGCCGACGTCGCCAACCCGAAGGCCCTCAACGCCGACCTGCCCGACGACGTCGACACGTCGACCGGCACCGACGGCAGCGACGTCTACACGCGAGCCCCGCAGGTCGCCCGCTTCCGGGTGAAGGCGCAACCGGGTTCGGGTGGCTCGGCCGATGCGTTCGACGTGTGGGGGATCAGCAACCACTTCTCCTCGGGCCCCGACGGCCGGGTGGGCCAGCGCACCGAGCAGGCGGCCTACGGCGCCGCCATCGTCGAGGCGATCGAGGCCGCCGACCCGAACGCCCGGGTCGTCTACGGCGGTGACCTCAACGTCTTCCCCCGCCCGGACGACCCGTTCGCCCCCGGCGACCCGCTGTTCCCGTCCGACCAGCTCGGCCCCCTCTACGACGCCGGGCTGCTCAACCTGTGGGACGACCTGGTGGCCGAGTCGCCCAGCGCCGCCTACTCCTACGTGTTCCAGGGGCAGGGCCAGACGCTCGACCAGCTGTTCGTCAACGGCCGGCTGCACGACGACCTGGTGGAGGCCCGGATCGCCCACGTCAACGCCGGTTGGCCGGCCGACCACCCCGGCGACGGCGCCCGCGGCCTCAGCGACCACGACCCGCAGGTCGCCCGGTTCGACAGCCGGCCGCACCTCACGGTCGCCGACGTGTCGGTGACCGAGGGCGACAGCGGCCGCCGCCCGGCGACGTTCACGGCCCGCCTTTCGCGGCCCCTGGCCGTCGACACGCCGGTGTGCCTGGTGACCCTGCCGCTGACGGCGTCGGCCGGCAACGACTTCGACCTGGCGGTGTTCTGCCGCACGCTGGCGGCGGGGGCCACCAGCGTCGACCTGCCGGTGCAGGTCCGCGGCGACCGCCGCCGTGAGGCCGACGAGCAGTTCGCGGTCCTGGTCGTCGCCCCCTCGACCGTCACCCTCGACGACCCCCTGGCGCTGGGCACCATCGTCGACGACGACTGA